A stretch of the Vigna radiata var. radiata cultivar VC1973A chromosome 9, Vradiata_ver6, whole genome shotgun sequence genome encodes the following:
- the LOC106772989 gene encoding ABC transporter G family member 11 isoform X2 translates to MKLTLKYETCVELIHNIPCDMDSSEAVLEQSVMNIEGSRVEMEGIFLTWKDVWVTASNRKNGSRSILEGLTGYAKPGQLLAIMGPSGCGKSTLLDTLAGRLSSKMRQSGEILINGHKQRLAYGTSAYVTQDDTLMTTLTVGEAVHYSAQLQLPDSMSKQEKKERADFTIREMGLQNAINTRIGGWGVKGISGGQKRRVSICIEILTRPKLLFLDEPTSGLDSAASYYVIKRIASLAQNDHTKRTVIASIHQPSTEVFQLFNNLCLLSSGKTVYFGPASAATQFFASYGYPCPTLMNPSDHLLKTINKDFDQDIEVGLAGTTNLPTEEVIHILVNSYKCSERNQELQSEVALLSQKQKSSLDVKRSHAGFLNQCFALTKRSFVNMFRDLGYYWLRLVIYIALVGFLTFMTIGGFPSFVEVMKVFQRERENGHYGVTAFVIANTLSSIPFLVLVALIPGVIAYYLPGLQNGFEHFVYFICVLFSSLMLVESLMMIVASIVPNFLMGIITGAGIQGVMLLLSGFFKLPNDIPKPVWKYPLHYVAFHTFANQGMFKNEYEGLRFEAENDGGSSHSYITGEEVLRNVWQVDMSYSKWVNLAILLGMIVLYRVLFLVIIKIEEKMKTVVVPLSSKRSTQIMENPNATPSHSQNTLF, encoded by the exons ATGAAACTGAcattaaaatatgaaacatgTGTTGAATTAATACACAATATTCCAT GTGATATGGATAGTTCAGAAGCAGTTTTGGAGCAAAGTGTGATGAACATTGAAGGCAGCAGAGTGGAAATGGAAGGTATCTTCTTGACATGGAAGGATGTATGGGTCACTGCTTCTAATAGAAAGAATGGAAGCAGATCAATTCTTGAGGGTCTCACTGGTTATGCTAAACCAGGGCAACTCTTGGCAATTATGGGTCCTTCTGGCTGTGGCAAATCTACACTACTTGATACTTTAGCAG GTAGATTAAGTTCAAAGATGAGGCAAAGTGGGGAGATTCTGATCAATGGTCACAAACAAAGATTGGCTTATGGAACCTCA GCATATGTGACACAAGATGATACCTTGATGACAACCTTAACGGTTGGAGAAGCTGTGCACTATTCAGCTCAACTTCAGTTACCTGACAGCATGTCGAaacaagagaagaaagagagagcaGATTTTACAATCAGAGAAATGGGTCTTCAAAATGCCATTAACACAAGAATTGGAGGATGGGGTGTTAAAGGGATTAGTGGTGGTCAGAAAAGGAGAGTTAGCATCTGCATTGAGATTCTTACACGACCTAAACTTCTCTTTCTTGATGAACCAACAAGTGGACTTGATAGTGCAGCTTCTTACTATGTCATCAAAAGAATCGCTTCCCTTGCTCAAAATGATCACACTAAGAGGACTGTTATAGCATCAATCCATCAACCTAGTACTGAAGTTTTTCAACTCTTCAATAACCTTTGTCTTTTGTCTTCTGGGAAAACAGTTTACTTTGGACCTGCTTCTGCTGCAACTCAG TTTTTCGCTTCATATGGCTATCCTTGTCCCACTCTCATGAATCCGTCTGATCATTTACTGAAAACTATAAACAAGGATTTCGATCAG GACATTGAGGTGGGTTTAGCAGGAACTACAAACTTGCCCACAGAAGAAGTAATTCACATCCTTGTGAACTCATACAAATGCTCTGAGAGGAATCAAGAACTTCAAAGTGAAGTAGCTTTACTATCTCAGAAG CAGAAAAGTTCGTTGGATGTGAAGAGATCACATGCTGGCTTCCTTAATCAGTGCTTTGCTCTTACCAAAAGATCGTTCGTCAACATGTTTCGTGATCTCGGCTATTATTGGTTGCGCCTTGTCATATATATTGCATTGG TTGGATTCCTCACTTTCATGACTATTGGTGGATTCCCTTCCTTTGTGGAAGTCATGAAG GTATTTCAACGAGAAAGAGAAAACGGGCATTATGGTGTCACTGCATTTGTGATTGCAAACACGTTATCATCAATCCCATTCTTGGTATTGGTTGCACTAATTCCTGGGGTTATAGCTTACTACCTTCCAGGTCTTCAGAATGGATTCGAACATTTCGTGTATttcatttgtgttttattttctagtttGATGTTAGTGGAGAGTCTTATGATGATAGTTGCGAGCATTGTTCCGAACTTTCTGATGGGCATCATAACTGGTGCTGGAATTCAAGGAGTGATGCTTTTACTAAGTGGCTTCTTCAAGTTGCCAAACGATATTCCGAAGCCAGTTTGGAAATACCCTTTACACTACGTTGCTTTTCATACCTTTGCCAACCAAGGAATGTTCAAGAACGAGTATGAAGGACTAAGATTTGAAGCCGAAAATGATGGAGGAAGCTCACACAGTTACATCACTGGTGAAGAGGTTTTGAGAAATGTGTGGCAAGTTGACATGAGTTATTCAAAGTGGGTTAATCTTGCAATATTGCTGGGGATGATTGTTCTGTATCGAGTATTATTTTTGGTTATTATCAAGAttgaagagaagatgaagaCCGTTGTTGTCCCACTTTCTTCCAAGAGATCAACACAAATCATGGAAAACCCCAACGCCACTCCTTCGCATTCACAAAATACTTTGTTTTAA
- the LOC106772989 gene encoding ABC transporter G family member 11 isoform X1, which yields MDSSEAVLEQSVMNIEGSRVEMEGIFLTWKDVWVTASNRKNGSRSILEGLTGYAKPGQLLAIMGPSGCGKSTLLDTLAGRLSSKMRQSGEILINGHKQRLAYGTSAYVTQDDTLMTTLTVGEAVHYSAQLQLPDSMSKQEKKERADFTIREMGLQNAINTRIGGWGVKGISGGQKRRVSICIEILTRPKLLFLDEPTSGLDSAASYYVIKRIASLAQNDHTKRTVIASIHQPSTEVFQLFNNLCLLSSGKTVYFGPASAATQFFASYGYPCPTLMNPSDHLLKTINKDFDQDIEVGLAGTTNLPTEEVIHILVNSYKCSERNQELQSEVALLSQKQKSSLDVKRSHAGFLNQCFALTKRSFVNMFRDLGYYWLRLVIYIALGISLATVFHNLGTSYDSIKDRGSLVAFIVGFLTFMTIGGFPSFVEVMKVFQRERENGHYGVTAFVIANTLSSIPFLVLVALIPGVIAYYLPGLQNGFEHFVYFICVLFSSLMLVESLMMIVASIVPNFLMGIITGAGIQGVMLLLSGFFKLPNDIPKPVWKYPLHYVAFHTFANQGMFKNEYEGLRFEAENDGGSSHSYITGEEVLRNVWQVDMSYSKWVNLAILLGMIVLYRVLFLVIIKIEEKMKTVVVPLSSKRSTQIMENPNATPSHSQNTLF from the exons ATGGATAGTTCAGAAGCAGTTTTGGAGCAAAGTGTGATGAACATTGAAGGCAGCAGAGTGGAAATGGAAGGTATCTTCTTGACATGGAAGGATGTATGGGTCACTGCTTCTAATAGAAAGAATGGAAGCAGATCAATTCTTGAGGGTCTCACTGGTTATGCTAAACCAGGGCAACTCTTGGCAATTATGGGTCCTTCTGGCTGTGGCAAATCTACACTACTTGATACTTTAGCAG GTAGATTAAGTTCAAAGATGAGGCAAAGTGGGGAGATTCTGATCAATGGTCACAAACAAAGATTGGCTTATGGAACCTCA GCATATGTGACACAAGATGATACCTTGATGACAACCTTAACGGTTGGAGAAGCTGTGCACTATTCAGCTCAACTTCAGTTACCTGACAGCATGTCGAaacaagagaagaaagagagagcaGATTTTACAATCAGAGAAATGGGTCTTCAAAATGCCATTAACACAAGAATTGGAGGATGGGGTGTTAAAGGGATTAGTGGTGGTCAGAAAAGGAGAGTTAGCATCTGCATTGAGATTCTTACACGACCTAAACTTCTCTTTCTTGATGAACCAACAAGTGGACTTGATAGTGCAGCTTCTTACTATGTCATCAAAAGAATCGCTTCCCTTGCTCAAAATGATCACACTAAGAGGACTGTTATAGCATCAATCCATCAACCTAGTACTGAAGTTTTTCAACTCTTCAATAACCTTTGTCTTTTGTCTTCTGGGAAAACAGTTTACTTTGGACCTGCTTCTGCTGCAACTCAG TTTTTCGCTTCATATGGCTATCCTTGTCCCACTCTCATGAATCCGTCTGATCATTTACTGAAAACTATAAACAAGGATTTCGATCAG GACATTGAGGTGGGTTTAGCAGGAACTACAAACTTGCCCACAGAAGAAGTAATTCACATCCTTGTGAACTCATACAAATGCTCTGAGAGGAATCAAGAACTTCAAAGTGAAGTAGCTTTACTATCTCAGAAG CAGAAAAGTTCGTTGGATGTGAAGAGATCACATGCTGGCTTCCTTAATCAGTGCTTTGCTCTTACCAAAAGATCGTTCGTCAACATGTTTCGTGATCTCGGCTATTATTGGTTGCGCCTTGTCATATATATTGCATTGGGTATAAGTTTAGCCACTGTTTTCCATAATTTGGGCACAAGTTATGACTCCATTAAGGATCGAGGTTCTCTTGTTGCTTTCATAGTTGGATTCCTCACTTTCATGACTATTGGTGGATTCCCTTCCTTTGTGGAAGTCATGAAG GTATTTCAACGAGAAAGAGAAAACGGGCATTATGGTGTCACTGCATTTGTGATTGCAAACACGTTATCATCAATCCCATTCTTGGTATTGGTTGCACTAATTCCTGGGGTTATAGCTTACTACCTTCCAGGTCTTCAGAATGGATTCGAACATTTCGTGTATttcatttgtgttttattttctagtttGATGTTAGTGGAGAGTCTTATGATGATAGTTGCGAGCATTGTTCCGAACTTTCTGATGGGCATCATAACTGGTGCTGGAATTCAAGGAGTGATGCTTTTACTAAGTGGCTTCTTCAAGTTGCCAAACGATATTCCGAAGCCAGTTTGGAAATACCCTTTACACTACGTTGCTTTTCATACCTTTGCCAACCAAGGAATGTTCAAGAACGAGTATGAAGGACTAAGATTTGAAGCCGAAAATGATGGAGGAAGCTCACACAGTTACATCACTGGTGAAGAGGTTTTGAGAAATGTGTGGCAAGTTGACATGAGTTATTCAAAGTGGGTTAATCTTGCAATATTGCTGGGGATGATTGTTCTGTATCGAGTATTATTTTTGGTTATTATCAAGAttgaagagaagatgaagaCCGTTGTTGTCCCACTTTCTTCCAAGAGATCAACACAAATCATGGAAAACCCCAACGCCACTCCTTCGCATTCACAAAATACTTTGTTTTAA